The Novosphingobium aromaticivorans DSM 12444 genome segment GATCGCCGGAAAATGGGGCGATGGCTAAACAATCGGGTGGAGAACAGCCACCTGCCATTTCGCCGACGAGAACGGGCGATGCTGCGTTTCAGGCAGATGAAGACGTTGCAGAAGTTCGCCTCCGTCCATGGCTCGCTCCATAACCATTTTTCCCAGGACCGTCACCTCATCGATCGCAAGACCTACAAGCAGCGTCGCTCGGCAGCCCTTGCCGAGTGGCAGACGCTCATGGCCTGAACAGCCGCGCAATCTGCCCAAGTCGCGCAAATCGGAGACAAGTTGCGATTAGACTGACAGCTCCGATCGGCAGCATCCGACCCAAAGTCGGTCACCCAGATCTGCCACCACGAACGTCCGCTCCTGCGGAAACTAGACGTTTGCATATGTCTGCACGTCTTCGCCGAAGTGCCTAGGTTGCAGGTTCCCCGTCGCTAGCCTGCCCGAATCAAGTAGGATCAGCTTCCATCCATGACCGCATTTCGGCGATCCCGATCGGGCGTGTCATCATGAAAATCGAACTCCACTCCCGCTCGGGAGAGGGGTGCCCGACATATCCGGGGCCACGCAAAATTTCCTCGCACAGCGCCTCGAAACGAGAGAAGACATATTCCCTGCCTTCCTCGTCGAGAAGTGCGAACTGGGAAACATAATGTGTGCCTTGGCGACCGAAAGCCGGGCCGAGCATCATCGACAGCACGGTGCGTTCGAAGACCGTTGCCAATGGTCCACCGGCCTGCCAGCGGACGGATCTGCTAACGAGCGAACGCAAGCGCCCGTTGCTCGCCTTTGTGACCAGGCCGAGACGTACCAACCTCTCGATTAGTTCGTCGCATTTCGACGGTTCGATCCCGAAGTCGCGTTCCAGCGAATCTCGCTGCGCACCATTCAGGATCAGAAAGAAGATAAGCGACAGGCGCCGGTCCGCAGCTAAAATTCTTTCCTGACGAAGCGACAGGCGCTCCGTTTCAGGTTCGCAGGCGTTTTCGATCAAGCTCCTCAAGTCAGTGCCCAAACAAACGCACAGTTGGTCAAGGACCTCAACGGTAAGAGCTTGCCCGCGAAGCCATCGCATGACCGTTGGTTCCGACACGCCTAATTGCATAGCTAGAAGTTTCAACGAGATATTGCGCTGCTTACGCACGCGATTCAGTTCACCGAGGATCATGGTCGTCGTAGGGCTGCTTTTGGCCATCTTTCGAAACTTTCACACTCTGAAAGAGTCGATGCATATAGTGTAATTTGAAGGCAGCACCAGATTGTCACGGGCCTACCTTTTGCACCATCGCTCAGCATCAGAGAATATCGAAATGGGGAAGTTGGAATGGTAGCCGTCAGAGATCTTACTGTCGAAGAGATTGCCACATTTCAAAGTCAAGGTTGGGTGCATGTCCCAGGCCTGATCTCGGCTGAACTAGCCGGCCGGCTGTTCGAGCGCGCGCAGGATGTCATGGGGGTTGACGCGCTTGTCTCGACCGGGGCCGGCGGCGGCGCAGACGAAGACGCGTTCGCGGACTACAAGAATATCCTGCGCAATTATCTCGGTATGTGGCGCGTCGAGCCTCTTATGAAGGAACTGTCGCATTCGCCTCACTTGGCCCAGAATATCTCCCGAATCTTGCGGGGTCGTCCTATCCGCTTCTTCAACGACGAAGTCCTGGTCAAACCTCCGATAGAGCAGGGAGGCAAGGCCACCCCCTGGCATCAGGACTTTCCTCATTCCCCATTCGACAGAACGGGCCTGGTCAATATCTGGTTCGCTCTCACGGATCTTCCAGCCGACGGTGGCGCGATGTCGTTCCTCACCGGCTCTCATCGCCAAGGCCCTCTGGGACGCACGTTGCTCGATAGCGATGATGTACTGGCGCAAAATCCATGGTTAGCAGAAGAGTGCCCTCCATCTCCGGTCCCAGCCATGAAGGCGGGCGATGCTACAATCCATGGCGATCTTACCGTTCACGGCGGACCCGCGTTCAATGGGCCACACTGGCGCTGGGCCTATCTGGTAAACCTGCTGGACGCGACGGTGCGCTATTCCGGTGGCCCAAGCTATGGTGAGAACTTCGACGGAATAGAACCAAACAAACCTTTCCCTTCCGATCGCTTCCCGGTCCTTTGCGGAGGGGCAGCATGAGCGCGCCAAACGCCCGAAAAGCCGTGGCCTTACGGTGCCGCTCTTAAGAGGCAAGCTCATGACCGCCGATGATATGCTATCAATCCAGCAGGCAGTAGCAGCCTACGGAGCCGCACTGGATGGCGCAGAGGTGAGCCTCTTTGAGCGCTGCTTCACGCAAGACGCCGAGTTGTTTCTGGTTGGCTTCAAACAGACGGTCGACGAGTATGTAGCTCAATGCCAGAAAGCCTATAACTTGCTTGAGGCAATGCATCATCATTGTGCCACGACGCTACTTGATTGCGACCGGAAATCGGATGGCTCGATCGGAGGCCGGACGCCGTTCGTCGCCTATCATTTCGGCAAAAGCCACAGCGAACCGCTAGTCATCGGCGGCGAATATCTCGATGTCTTTTGCCGAACCAGCAAGGGATGGCGCATCGCGCGGAGAACTGGCAGAGCGCGATGGCAAATGGGCGATCCGACAATGCTGGCCCCCTTAATGGACAGACCACCTACGATCTTGGCGTAGCTGTCCGCCGGGCGCTGTCAAAGCAAATGCCCACTTGCAGGGAAGGGGTGAAGGTTTAGCATTCGGCGGATGTCCCGTGCCTGCAAATCAGCCAACCCGTTCAGGTATTTCAACTCCTCGCCGGAGATCATTCGGCTGGCGGTGCTGATGTATGTCCGTTTTCCGCTGTCCCTGCGCAACGTCGAGGACTTGCTCGCTGAGCGCGGCATCGACATCTGCCACGAGACGGTTAGGCTGTGGTGGAACCGGTTCGGACCGATGTTCGCGTCAGAGATCCGGCGCCAGCGTGTCAGTCGGATGCGTGGATTTCGTCAGTGGCGCTGGCACCTTGATGAAGTGTTCGTCAAGATCAACGGCGAGCGCCATTACCTGTGGCGGGCGGTGGATCACGAGGGAGAGGTACTCGAGAGCTACGTTACCAAAACCCGCGACAAGGCTGCGGCTCTGACTTTCCTGAAGAAGGCATTGAAGCGGCACGGTCGGGCCGAAGCAATCGTGACCGATGGCCTTCGGTCATACCCGGCCGCGATGCGCCAACTCGGCAATCTTGATCGCCGGAAAATGGGGCGATGGCTAAACAATCGGGTGGAGAACAGCCACCTGCCATTTCGCCGACGAGAACGGGCGATGCTGCGTTTCAGGCAGATGAAGACGTTGCAGAAGTTCGCCTCCGTCCATGGCTCGCTCCATAACCATTTTTCCCAGGACCGTCACCTCATCGATCGCAAGACCTACAAGCAGCGTCGCTCGGCAGCCCTTGCCGAGTGGCAGACACTCATGGCCTGAAGACCCGCGCAATCTGCCCAAGTCGCGCAAATCGGAGACAAGTTGCGATTAGACTGACAGCTCCCCTCGCCGCCTGCGCGGGTGGCGGTCAGGGCGCCGCTTGCCGCCTGGCGGCGCCAGCCAAACAGCTGGTTCGGTGCCACCCCGTGCATGCGCGCCACACGCGACACGCTGTTGCCGGGCAGGAAGGTCTCTTCGACCATGCGGAGCTTCTCTTCCGGGGTCCAGCGCCTACGGCGCTGAACCCCTCCGAGAACCTCCGCATGCACATAGTTCCTGGGATTACTGTCGGTCATATGCCTCACTCTTGCATAAGTGTGAGGAACTGTCCGGTCATTTTGGGGGCCGCTTCAATCACCGCAGACTGTATCAGGGCCGTTCTCTCATTAATTTTTACATTTATTCAGATTTGTGGTAATCGTCGGCGCGCTCTTCCTCAATCAACTTCCGCAGTAGTTTGCGGACACGGACCGGGCCGACGTCGTTGGACATCAGCACAGGGTTCAGGTCGAAGAAATCAGTATCGCCCATTTCGCGCTGGACACCGGTGATGATCGGTCCGTCCTCGGCTTCGAAAGTGTCGTGCATCGCCTTGATTTTCATGGCGTTGTATTCGGCATTGTCGGTATCGTGATTGCGCCGCGTAGCAAAGAAATAATGCGTCGTGAACTGAGTTTCGGGGGTGGCGGTATGCAGGTCGTACTGCATTACGGCTTCGTCGAAACTCAGTTCCCCCTGAACCGCACCAACAGACAACTGGATATTGGCGGGTGGCGTCCAGGTGATGTCGAAATATTGGCGTGCCTCGGCATCAGGAGCGGGAAGAAACGGTGCAAGAATCAGCATCGCCGGTTGTTGCTCCCACTCCCAGCGCGACGAGATCGAGCGCGAGGTGGAGCGTATTTTTGGTATCTTGGGCGACAATTTCCCCCGTGTCGAAATGATTTCGCCATGGACATGGTCGATGTGGCTCAGGTCCATTACGTTGTCGACGATCAGTTCGAAATTAGCGTCCATGTGCATGTAGGTATAGCCCACGGCGTTGGGGCCGCTGTCCTCAAGAGGACTGAAGTCGGGCAGGAGATCCGGGTCGGCTGTCTGCTCACCCATCCAGATCCATATGAAGCCGTGGCGCTCCAGCAACGGGAACGCCCGGACGTTTGCCCCATCCGGGATGTTGCCATTACCGTGCGGATTATGAGTGCAGGTGCCGACGCTGTTGAAGCGCAGCGCATGATAAAAACAGGAAATTTCGTCGCCTTCCCGTTTGCCCATGTGCAGCGGCGCAAAGCGATGTGGGCAGCGATCACGAAGCGCAGTGGGCGAGCCGTCGGAAAGTCGGTAAATCATTACCGAAATATCGAGGATCTTCCTGTGGAATAGCGCCTGTCCTTGAACTTCCGAGGAAAGGGCTGCGACATACCAGGCATTTTCCAGGTATCGCGTATTAGTGTGAGTTGGGGCGTTCATCAGGCTCTCCCTTGTTCCAGAAGTTTTTTCGGTGTGCATCACCCGGGAAGCGTGGCCCGGCTGTGGTGAATTCTGCCAGTTGTTCAAGGATCGAAAATGGCCTTGGTCAGTGCTGAGTGAGATAGCTTTCGCGCCTGGGAGAATATTCGCCGAATTTTGCGGGACACATGATTGATCCTCCGAAGGGAGGTTAGGAGGAAGTGCTGGCGGGGTGTTTCATCCGCTCCATCATCCGCTGGAAAATCGTGACAGTCCGGTCTGCGGCGTTGGGCATGATCTTCTCGCCAGGCGACATCGCGATGATGCGGGCCTGCGCCTCAATGATCAGCTTGTCCTCAAGGAAGGCAGCCATCGCCACGTCGATCATCTGCTGCGCAATTTCCTCGCCGCCGAATTGAGATCCGGGTCCCCACGAAAAGAAATAGCGTGAGCTGCCCGCAGTGAGCGGGGTTACGGCCTGGCAGGTAAAATTGGAAAATAGCACATCGCCCGCTGGCGCAGCATGATTGCTCCCCTTAGCGGTGCCAGGGGGATGGAGTGACGTGTACATCAGAAATACGCCGGGGATCAGAAACTCATAGCTGGCCCACATGTCGACGCTTTCATACGCGGCAAGCGAGGGCAGGGGTGGCAGCGGCGGTGCGCTTTCGACCCAGCGCTCGACGCGGACGCCTCGTTCGATCTGGGTCGTGCGCGGCTGCTGCGTGATCCATCCGGGCGTCGCTCCGAACGAGGCTACGTGGACGTAGGCGAGGTGAGACAGGTCCAGCAGATTGTCGTTGATCAGTTCATGCGGTGCGGCATAGTCCAGCTGACCCGATTTCAAGACCCATACAGGATCGTCCAGGCCGCGTGCGTCAGGCAGAAGTGCTGCGTCCGCCAAGTGTGGATCGCCCATCCATATCCATGCCCAACTGCCTTTCTCGACCACAGGATAAGTCTGGATGCAGGCTGATGAGGGAATCATGTCTTGCCCGGGAATTTCAACGCATTTGCCGTCTGCAGTGAAACGCATCCCATGGTACATGCAGCGGATATCGTCGCCTTCCAGACGGCCAAGGGAAAGCGGCGCAAGGCGGTGCACACATCTATCGGCCATCGCCACCAGAGTTCCGTCACCCTTGCGGTAAAAGACGACAGGTTCGGCAAGGAAAGTGCGCGGGTGCGGTTTTCCTGCGGTGAATTCATAATCCCAGCCAGCGACATACCAGCAATTCCGGACAAAATTCGGGCGTGTATTGGTCATAGTGGAACTTCCCTGGAAGTTGGGCGGCGGCAGTGCTCTGCCGCCCAAAAGTTGAAAGTGCCGAAATTGGTGAAACAGGATCCCGTTAAAACTTCATGCCAAAGCGAAGATACCATTCGGCGGGACGGTTCGGCGTTCCAAAGATGATCCCTGCGCCGTTTTGTTGGGTCCCCCCAGACGTCAGAAAGCGCTCGCTGGTAATATTGGTACCGCCAGCTGTCAGTTCCCACACGCCATTCATGGCTTTGTAGGTTGCGCTGGCGTTCAGAAGGTCGGTCGCTGGGCGCAGCAAGGTTAGGGTGCGTTCTGTATCATTCCATTGCGATGACGTGTGGGTGTAGTCAGCCAGCAGGAGCAGCGATCCCGCCGCGCCCAGAGATACTTCATAGCGGGGGCTGACGTTAAATTTCCACTTGGGGGTTTTTGGCAATGATACGCCTATTGCCGTACCTGCCTGATGCGAATTGGGCGCGACGATCGCCTGGGGCAGCACGGAGGTATAATAGGCATCAGTGTATCCGACCGAAGTGGCGACCGAGAAGTTTCGGATCGGAGCTACGGTCAGTTCAACTTCAAAGCCCTTGATCCGCGCGGTGCCAGCGTTCTGGATTGTCGGCGATACGCCCTGCTGGAAGTTCAACTGGATGCCGTCGAACTTGGTGGTGAAAGCAGCGGCATTGATCTGCAAGCGGCGGTCAAGCAGCGTCGATTTCAAGCCTACTTCAAAGCTTTCTGCCTTTTCCTCATCGAAGCTGGGGGCATAAGGCAGCGGGTTGGAAAGCCGCGTGGTCCAGCCGCCGGTCTTGTAGCCTTTGGCGAATGACCCATAGATCATGAGGTCATCGGCTGGGTGCAACTGAAGCCCGAACTTGGGCGAGAAGTTGCTGAACGACTTGTTCTGGGTTGGCGTCACATAATAGCGCAGCGGTTGCGACGGGTTGGTAAATCCAAGGGGAGTCGAGCAAGGATCGCCGAAAACCGGGCAGTTGAACAGTTTATAGTTGAAACCGTTCAGGTCGCTCTGACCACCATTGATGCCCTTGTCTTCGTGCGTGTAGCGCCCGCCCACGGTAATGCCGATCAGATCGTTGAGGCGATAATCGACCTGCCCGAAGAACGCGTAATTTTTGGTCTTCAGCTTGTTTGGCCCGGCGATCTGCAAAAGTCCCTGATTGAACGTCACGAAGTCGTTCAGATCATTGTTTTCCTTGAAATAATAGGCGCCCAAAACGTAGTTTAGTTTTTTGTCGAAGGCATGCCCCGTCAGTTGAAATTCCTGACTGAATTGCCACTGGCGCAGCGAGAATGCGAATTCCAGGATGCGGATAGGCGCATTGTCCGCATCCAGTCCGCTGCTCCAATCGATCTTGCGATAGCTGGTGATCGACTTCAGCGAGATGCTGTCGGAAAGATCGAAATCTACCGTCCCGCCGATGCCCCAGTTCTTCATTTTGGAATAGCTGTTGCCGGTGGCATAAGTCTTGTCAGGATCCGTGGTTACCCAGCGATTGTCGATCGGCAAGCGGTCGTTGTTCGGGTCGCCATCGACGTTGACGCTGGCAAGTCCGCCCAGTTGCTGCCCAGGGTTGAGAGGCGTTCCGCGCGGGCCGCACAGGGCTGTGGCATTTCGCGCGGCGATCTCGGCTCCGGTCGAGCCGATGCAGAAGTTGTAAAGGCCGGCAAAGTTGAAGCCATTGGGGGCAAGGCCGGACGAAGCGTCGTAAAGGGCGGTCGCTCCAAGCCCGGGAATGACCAGAGCGCGGTCAGCGGTGGGTGCAAACGGGCCGGGATCATTGGCGGTTACGGCGAGCACATTATTGGCGGTCGCGGCCTGATCTTGCCGCAAATAGTCGCCGGAAAGCGTCAGGCGAAGGCGGCTGCTGGCTTCCCAGCGTAATTTGCTGCGCACCGTCCATTCGTTTGAACCACCGTTGCTGTTCGCGCCCTGATAATAGTTCGATCGGAAGGCCTGATCGACGTCGTTCACGAAGCGGCCAGCACCGGGATAGTCGACCCGCTGCTGGAAACCGTCCCGGTCCTTGCTCGAAAACGTCAGGCTGGCGCCCAGTGTTTCGGTAATGGGGATGTTGGCCGTACCCTTGACGTCCAGGCGGTTGTACCGGCCCGTGGTGATGTCGCCGTTGAACGACAGTTCCTTGCCGGGATTGCGCGTCACGATCGAGATCGCACCGCCGATGGTATTGCGGCCAAACAGCGTGCCCTGCGGGCCTTTCAGGATTTCGACCCGCTCCACATCGGGCAGATCAAGGTTCGCGCCAACGGTGCGAGCGAGATATACGCCATCCAGGTATACGCCTACGCCGGGATCGAGATTGGCGGCGAAATCATTCTGGCCGATGCCGCGGATATAGGCTGACAGCACCGAGGTTGAGCCGGAAAACGGCGTGCCCGCATCCAGCGAGACGTTCGGCGAAATGTTGGCCAGCGAGGATACATCGCCGACGGCGCGTTCCTTCAGAGAGTTGGCGGTGAAGGCCGAAATGGCGATGGGCACGTCCTGTACGTTCTCCACGCGCTTTTGCGCGGTGACGACAATTTCCGCGATTCCGCCTGAATCTTCCTCGGTGACCGACTGTTCCTGCGCGTGGGCGGGTGCCGCCATGGCGAAGATCGTGGCCAATGCTGTGGATGTAATCAGTTTCATTTTCTCTTCTCCCCCTGTTTTATATTTTAGGCGTAAAGTGCGTCTCGTAAGCGCTTGTGGACTTGTGCCAGCGCAGACTTGGACCGGACCGTTCGGGCCGCGCTCTCGAACTCCAGCGATTGCGAAACGATACCGAAGCCGGCCGTCGCGGCCGCGGCGACAAGTCCGGGGCCGTCTTCGGGTGAAAGCACCCGCGCCATGAGCGTGCGCCCGGTCAGCAAGTATTCAACGGCTGTAGCGCCCAGCACTTCGTGTGCCCGCGACAAGATGCCGCTGCTGGCCGGAGCCTGGAAATCGATGAAAGGTACGGGCGGTGGTGCACCGGGTAGTACCTGACCGGCAAGCAGGTGTTTGCGCGCAGTCCATTCGGGCGCGTTATCGTCTGGCAACATCCGTGCACCGGGCGTTTCTGCTATGATTTTCGCGATCATCGGCCAATATACGGCGAGTGTTTTGGGCAGACCGGTCAATGCCGTGGTCAGCAGCATTTTGTCCGATCCGCGTACACCAAAACTGGCCCGGTCGAAGGCAGCGCTCGTCAAGGCGATGTTGTGGGCGATGACATTGGCAGTACGCAGCGGACGCAGAGCGTCGATCAACTGGTCCGCAGCGGCGCTATCGTCGAGTTCGATCCGCAAGGCGCGCAGTTCAGGCGGCAAGGGGGAAAGCCACAGGCCGAGTTGGGAAACCACACCCATGTCCGACTGGGTGAAAAGCCCGTCGAGGTACGGCCCGAAGTTGTGCTTGAACATTTGCCATGTGCGCGATTTTGGCACTGCACCCATGCCGAGGCGCACTACGTCGCCGCCGGGCAACACGACCTCGGCGCCGCACTGCATCAGCACACGGTCGCCATAGGGCGTGTAGCCGAACTGGCGGGAAAGCGTGGCGGCGGCGACCGAGACATCGGGATGGACCGTCGCGTCGATCGACAAAGGTAGCAGCCTTTTTGTGATCTCTGCGCCCAGTTGGCGGAAGGTTACGCCAGGTTCGACCAGTGTCAGCGCATAATCGGCGTCCAGATCGATGATGCGAGCCATGCCGGTCAGGTCGATCAACTGCGCCGGACCTTGCTTCTCGGGCAGGACCAGGCCCGTTCCAAAGGCATCCATGGCAACGACATGGTTGGCGTTGACCCCGCGAATGCGGGCAAGCGAAGCCTTGAGCATGGCGAGGTCGGTGGGCCGTTCGATCGCGGTGATCCGCGTGCCGGCGGCGGCAAGGCGGGCGAGAAGAGGATTGAGATCGGTCATCGTATCCACCTCAGCGCTTTGGTTTGGGGGCCGAAAGCCAGGCAGCGATGGCTTTCACATCGGCGTCTGAAAGCTCGGTCTGGCGGAACGGGGGCATCATCATGAACCCTTG includes the following:
- a CDS encoding IS6 family transposase, giving the protein MSRACKSANPFRYFNSSPEIIRLAVLMYVRFPLSLRNVEDLLAERGIDICHETVRLWWNRFGPMFASEIRRQRVSRMRGFRQWRWHLDEVFVKINGERHYLWRAVDHEGEVLESYVTKTRDKAAALTFLKKALKRHGRAEAIVTDGLRSYPAAMRQLGNLDRRKMGRWLNNRVENSHLPFRRRERAMLRFRQMKTLQKFASVHGSLHNHFSQDRHLIDRKTYKQRRSAALAEWQTLMA
- a CDS encoding transposase, producing the protein MTDSNPRNYVHAEVLGGVQRRRRWTPEEKLRMVEETFLPGNSVSRVARMHGVAPNQLFGWRRQAASGALTATRAGGEGSCQSNRNLSPICATWADCAGLQAMSVCHSARAAERRCL
- a CDS encoding TonB-dependent receptor — translated: MKLITSTALATIFAMAAPAHAQEQSVTEEDSGGIAEIVVTAQKRVENVQDVPIAISAFTANSLKERAVGDVSSLANISPNVSLDAGTPFSGSTSVLSAYIRGIGQNDFAANLDPGVGVYLDGVYLARTVGANLDLPDVERVEILKGPQGTLFGRNTIGGAISIVTRNPGKELSFNGDITTGRYNRLDVKGTANIPITETLGASLTFSSKDRDGFQQRVDYPGAGRFVNDVDQAFRSNYYQGANSNGGSNEWTVRSKLRWEASSRLRLTLSGDYLRQDQAATANNVLAVTANDPGPFAPTADRALVIPGLGATALYDASSGLAPNGFNFAGLYNFCIGSTGAEIAARNATALCGPRGTPLNPGQQLGGLASVNVDGDPNNDRLPIDNRWVTTDPDKTYATGNSYSKMKNWGIGGTVDFDLSDSISLKSITSYRKIDWSSGLDADNAPIRILEFAFSLRQWQFSQEFQLTGHAFDKKLNYVLGAYYFKENNDLNDFVTFNQGLLQIAGPNKLKTKNYAFFGQVDYRLNDLIGITVGGRYTHEDKGINGGQSDLNGFNYKLFNCPVFGDPCSTPLGFTNPSQPLRYYVTPTQNKSFSNFSPKFGLQLHPADDLMIYGSFAKGYKTGGWTTRLSNPLPYAPSFDEEKAESFEVGLKSTLLDRRLQINAAAFTTKFDGIQLNFQQGVSPTIQNAGTARIKGFEVELTVAPIRNFSVATSVGYTDAYYTSVLPQAIVAPNSHQAGTAIGVSLPKTPKWKFNVSPRYEVSLGAAGSLLLLADYTHTSSQWNDTERTLTLLRPATDLLNASATYKAMNGVWELTAGGTNITSERFLTSGGTQQNGAGIIFGTPNRPAEWYLRFGMKF
- a CDS encoding aromatic ring-hydroxylating dioxygenase subunit alpha — protein: MTNTRPNFVRNCWYVAGWDYEFTAGKPHPRTFLAEPVVFYRKGDGTLVAMADRCVHRLAPLSLGRLEGDDIRCMYHGMRFTADGKCVEIPGQDMIPSSACIQTYPVVEKGSWAWIWMGDPHLADAALLPDARGLDDPVWVLKSGQLDYAAPHELINDNLLDLSHLAYVHVASFGATPGWITQQPRTTQIERGVRVERWVESAPPLPPLPSLAAYESVDMWASYEFLIPGVFLMYTSLHPPGTAKGSNHAAPAGDVLFSNFTCQAVTPLTAGSSRYFFSWGPGSQFGGEEIAQQMIDVAMAAFLEDKLIIEAQARIIAMSPGEKIMPNAADRTVTIFQRMMERMKHPASTSS
- a CDS encoding nuclear transport factor 2 family protein; this translates as MTADDMLSIQQAVAAYGAALDGAEVSLFERCFTQDAELFLVGFKQTVDEYVAQCQKAYNLLEAMHHHCATTLLDCDRKSDGSIGGRTPFVAYHFGKSHSEPLVIGGEYLDVFCRTSKGWRIARRTGRARWQMGDPTMLAPLMDRPPTILA
- a CDS encoding aromatic ring-hydroxylating dioxygenase subunit alpha, with protein sequence MNAPTHTNTRYLENAWYVAALSSEVQGQALFHRKILDISVMIYRLSDGSPTALRDRCPHRFAPLHMGKREGDEISCFYHALRFNSVGTCTHNPHGNGNIPDGANVRAFPLLERHGFIWIWMGEQTADPDLLPDFSPLEDSGPNAVGYTYMHMDANFELIVDNVMDLSHIDHVHGEIISTRGKLSPKIPKIRSTSRSISSRWEWEQQPAMLILAPFLPAPDAEARQYFDITWTPPANIQLSVGAVQGELSFDEAVMQYDLHTATPETQFTTHYFFATRRNHDTDNAEYNAMKIKAMHDTFEAEDGPIITGVQREMGDTDFFDLNPVLMSNDVGPVRVRKLLRKLIEEERADDYHKSE
- a CDS encoding FAD-binding protein, which encodes MTDLNPLLARLAAAGTRITAIERPTDLAMLKASLARIRGVNANHVVAMDAFGTGLVLPEKQGPAQLIDLTGMARIIDLDADYALTLVEPGVTFRQLGAEITKRLLPLSIDATVHPDVSVAAATLSRQFGYTPYGDRVLMQCGAEVVLPGGDVVRLGMGAVPKSRTWQMFKHNFGPYLDGLFTQSDMGVVSQLGLWLSPLPPELRALRIELDDSAAADQLIDALRPLRTANVIAHNIALTSAAFDRASFGVRGSDKMLLTTALTGLPKTLAVYWPMIAKIIAETPGARMLPDDNAPEWTARKHLLAGQVLPGAPPPVPFIDFQAPASSGILSRAHEVLGATAVEYLLTGRTLMARVLSPEDGPGLVAAAATAGFGIVSQSLEFESAARTVRSKSALAQVHKRLRDALYA
- a CDS encoding phytanoyl-CoA dioxygenase family protein, producing MVAVRDLTVEEIATFQSQGWVHVPGLISAELAGRLFERAQDVMGVDALVSTGAGGGADEDAFADYKNILRNYLGMWRVEPLMKELSHSPHLAQNISRILRGRPIRFFNDEVLVKPPIEQGGKATPWHQDFPHSPFDRTGLVNIWFALTDLPADGGAMSFLTGSHRQGPLGRTLLDSDDVLAQNPWLAEECPPSPVPAMKAGDATIHGDLTVHGGPAFNGPHWRWAYLVNLLDATVRYSGGPSYGENFDGIEPNKPFPSDRFPVLCGGAA
- a CDS encoding helix-turn-helix domain-containing protein; translation: MILGELNRVRKQRNISLKLLAMQLGVSEPTVMRWLRGQALTVEVLDQLCVCLGTDLRSLIENACEPETERLSLRQERILAADRRLSLIFFLILNGAQRDSLERDFGIEPSKCDELIERLVRLGLVTKASNGRLRSLVSRSVRWQAGGPLATVFERTVLSMMLGPAFGRQGTHYVSQFALLDEEGREYVFSRFEALCEEILRGPGYVGHPSPEREWSSIFMMTRPIGIAEMRSWMEADPT